From one Solanum stenotomum isolate F172 chromosome 12, ASM1918654v1, whole genome shotgun sequence genomic stretch:
- the LOC125848174 gene encoding pollen-specific leucine-rich repeat extensin-like protein 2, with protein sequence MNSSHYMDKQIMDLSNSQNSNNNNDFIDLVNPQADHHISGGDQKKEDIVPSYEFHPIRPIGSSSPKSNIDSSNVGVARAWNSADSKNNTESNIRNYGSLDTIDPTKVIVEKDLGSVYSSLLSEIDHTVKKYADNLLHAVEGVSARLSQLETRNRQIDNSVDELKLSVGNSHGVTDGKLRQLENILREVQDGVQVIRDKQEIMDAQLQLMKSQAPKIEQQAETHSTTHTDSSQPTTPAPLHSHQQFPPVALTQPPSTLAPPPHPQQNLPYQVQLQNQFPQNPIPSHPQPEAYYPPAGQAPVNLSHQYQPPVAQQHQPTPPPPHQQHQSTHQPIYSQPPPPPPAQPHLPHPSQPQPQPLVGHHREETPFVPSQTYPPPSIRQPPHSSSGAPPSQQLYGTPPNIFEPPSSRPGLGYSGVYGPSSVPGEPYPYSSSPGQYGSGSSMKPLQVSLPTMGQSGSSGYQQLPTARILPQALPTASAVSGGSSSPGTGNRVPIDDVVDKVTNMGFPRDQVRATVRRLTESGQTVDLNTVLDKLMNDGEVQPPRGWLGR encoded by the exons ATGAATTCATCGCACTACATGGATAAGCAGATCATGGATCTATCGAATTCACagaacagcaacaacaacaatgacTTCATCGATCTCGTTAACCCTCAGGCGGATCATCACATTAGCGGCGGCGATCAGAAGAAAGAAGATATTGTTCCCAGTTATGAATTTCATCCAATTCGCCCAATTGGATCTTCATCGCCTAAATCTAACATTGATTCTAGTAATGTTGGCGTAGCTAGGGCTTGGAATTCTGCTGATTCCAAAAACAATACTGAGAGTAATATCAGA AATTATGGTTCTCTTGACACAATTGATCCTACCAAGGTTATTGTGGAGAAAGATTTGGGCAGTGTTTATTCATCTCTATTATCAGAAATTGATCATACAGTTAAGAAGTATGCTGATAATCTTCTACATGCAGTGGAGGGAGTGAGTGCTCGCCTATCACAGTTGGAGACTAGAAATCGCCAGATTGATAACTCTGTTGATGAACTCAAGTTGTCCGTTGGTAACAGCCATGGTGTCACCGATGGAAAATTGAGACAGCTAGAAAATATTCTTAGAGAG GTGCAAGATGGTGTTCAGGTGATAAGAGATAAACAGGAAATAATGGATGCTCAGTTGCAGCTCATGAAATCACAAGCTCCAAAGATTGAGCAGCAAGCTGAAACCCATAGTACTACACATACAGATTCATCCCAACCTACAACACCTGCTCCTCTTCATTCTCACCAGCAATTTCCTCCTGTTGCTCTTACACAACCACCTTCTACCCTAGCTCCTCCACCCCATCCTCAACAGAATCTGCCATACCAAGTTCAGCTTCAGAACCAGTTTCCCCAGAATCCAATTCCCTCCCATCCTCAGCCAGAAGCTTATTACCCACCAGCTGGTCAAGCACCAGTAAACTTAAGTCATCAGTACCAACCGCCTGTAGCACAGCAGCATCAACCTACCCCACCACCTCcacatcaacaacatcagtCCACCCATCAGCCAATCTACTCTCagccacctccacctccacctgCTCAACCACATCTCCCTCATCCCTCGCAACCTCAACCTCAACCTCTAGTAGGCCATCATCGTGAAGAGACACCTTTTGTACCATCCCAGACTTATCCACCGCCAAGCATCCGCCAACCTCCTCATTCATCTAGTGGAGCCCCTCCATCACAGCAGTTATATGGAACTCCCCCCAATATATTTGAGCCCCCATCTAGTAGACCTGGTCTCGGATATTCTGGTGTATATGGACCATCCTCTGTGCCTGGTGAACCTTATCCTTATAGCAGTTCCCCAGGCCAGTATGGCAGTGGCTCTTCAATGAAACCACTACAAGTTTCCCTACCTACTATGGGCCAGAGTGGTTCAAGTGGCTATCAGCAGCTCCCCACTGCAAGGATATTACCTCAAGCACTTCCAACTGCTTCTGCTGTTTCTGGTGGGTCTAGTTCTCCCGGTACTGGTAATAGGGTTCCTATTGACGATGTTGTTGACAAAGTTACAAACATGGGGTTTCCAAGAGACCAAGTAAGGGCAACAGTTCGGAGGTTGACTGAGAGTGGACAAACAGTGGATTTGAATacggtgttggacaagttgatGAATGATGGTGAAGTTCAGCCACCACGAGGTTGGCTTGGTCGGTAG
- the LOC125847705 gene encoding zinc finger CCCH domain-containing protein 41: MELKASSPKPVISTSDCDSDPEEKEISDDDDRNHKHRRKETRSQSAETGALEPVLSRPFRKRNKPFENGHPYQEGDSHWGDTRFGKRRGMGSFARTPSDSYQRMRLNQSVSGHAGPGRGRGRESGAWGPCESRFGSIDIASQLVPPLLYTGRGLQNVSSGQSSSWNAFGMVPGMPNGGLDTLHTLGLQGTLRTALNPAMSMGIPRQMCRDFEERGFCLRGDMCPLEHGVNRIVVEDVQSLSQFNLPVSLPIAHMLGPNTAQGSLPAIGPSGSSASGKSLHSKSINPPVIDGGLGMTDAFGGGSVAGGADFYDPDQPLWSNDHPATSTALLDVNQSKIDDMGPLLNADSSVRNQAGIYDGCKLEPIDRGSGTASESQSVWGRMSRSKNKFEPFSSSQGITRHGKQTNVDTIDQQVLESSSEPQSSSGRNMRNPSQKALRSLFVRGIPQKDNKPEALLSHFKKFGEVIDIYIPVNGEQAFVQFSKREEAEAALKAPDAVMGNRFIKLFWANRDSIMDDGVHGSSNLPRGGTPSTVPPHLSVPHKRRDNLQTVAPKPAENGVVPVATSDLPKPVAKNGPKTTPALQKKLGTLELLKEEMRKKQEMLEQKRNDFRLKLDKLEKQAVGVKDEAVPDQSVKKPKGGGKGSNSGEVESSNPAEPSNAVSSPHAKATPFSSRTTENAEPSCSKSSSLVAVQEASNLKQSIRPLAPVGAPFILNRYKLDNRPTTFKILPPLPSGLANVDVLKEHFSTFGDLLSVELEDLEPQDCNNGSEVLNTSARISFRSRRSAERAYLNGKCWQDQTLHFMWLQSSNSAKDIGVGENVTPASKQSSDVNGQSIANSCLAGSQEGSGAGNGELENQERRQKE, translated from the exons ATGGAGCTTAAAGCTTCATCTCCAAAGCCGGTAATTTCAACTTCTGATTGCGACAGTGATCCCGAGGAGAAAGAAATTAGTGATGACGATGATCGTAATCATAAGCATCGTAGAAAGGAAACACGTTCACAGTCTGCAGAGACAGGGGCTCTTGAACCTGTTTTGAGTAGACCATTCAGGAAAAGGAACAAGCCGTTTGAAAATGGACATCCATACCAGGAAGGAGATTCTCACTGGGGTGATACTAGGTTTGGTAAAAGGCGAGGAATGGGTTCTTTTGCCAGGACACCTTCTGATTCATATCAGAGGATGAGGCTAAATCAGTCCGTTTCTGGTCATGCTGGTCCTGGTAGGGGTCGAGGAAGAGAATCTGGTGCTTGGGGTCCCTGTGAATCTAGGTTTGGCTCTATTGATATTGCATCTCAATTGGTGCCACCTCTTCTTTATACTGGAAGGGGGCTGCAAAATGTTTCTAGTGGACAGAGTTCGTCTTGGAATGCATTTGGAATGGTTCCAGGAATGCCTAATGGAGGGCTTGATACACTTCATACCCTTGGTTTACAGGGAACCCTTCGGACAGCCTTGAATCCTGCCATGAGTATGGGAATTCCAAGGCAAATGTGTAGAGACTTTGAGGAGCGTGGATTTTGCCTTAGAGGAGATATGTGCCCACTGGAGCATGGAGTAAATCGCATCGTTGTTGAAGATGTTCAG AGCCTTTCTCAGTTTAATCTTCCCGTTTCACTTCCCATTGCTCATATGCTGGGACCAAATACTGCACAAGGATCTTTACCCGCAATAGGCCCCTCTGGCTCATCAGCTAGTGGAAAATCTTTACATAGCAAAAGTATCAACCCTCCGGTGATTGACGGTGGATTAGGTATGACTGATGCTTTTGGTGGTGGTTCTGTGGCTGGGGGAGCTGATTTCTATGATCCTGATCAGCCTTTATGGTCAAATGATCATCCTGCAACTTCAACAGCACTCTTGGACGTCAATCAGTCTAAAATTGATGACATGGGGCCTTTGCTGAATGCTGACTCCTCTGTTCGGAATCAGGCTGGGATTTATGATGGCTGTAAACTCGAGCCTATAGATAGAGGTTCCGGAACAGCTTCAGAATCTCAAAGTGTGTGGGGAAGAATGAGTCGTTCAAAAAATAAGTTTGAACCATTCAGTAGCAGTCAGGGTATAACCCGTCATGGTAAGCAAACAAATGTAGATACCATAGACCAGCAAGTGCTGGAATCATCTTCAGAGCCCCAAAGTAGTTCTGGACGCAATATGCGAAACCCATCTCAAAAGGCACTGCGTAGTCTATTTGTAAGAGGGATTCCTCAAAAGGACAACAAACCAGAAGCTCTTctttcacattttaaaaaattcggTGAGGTTATCGACATCTACATCCCGGTAAATGGTGAACAAGCTTTTGTTCAATTTTCTAAGAGGGAGGAAGCTGAGGCTGCTTTAAAAGCACCAGATGCTGTGATGGGAAACCGCTTTATAAAGCTATTCTGGGCAAACAGGGATAGCATTATGGATGATGGAGTACATGGTAGTAGTAATTTACCCCGTGGTGGGACCCCTAGTACAGTTCCACCCCATCTATCCGTTCCTCATAAAAGAAGAGACAATCTGCAGACTGTAGCCCCCAAACCTGCTGAAAATGGTGTTGTTCCAGTAGCCACCTCTGATCTGCCCAAGCCTGTGGCTAAGAATGGTCCCAAAACTACACCAGCTTTGCAAAAAAAGCTGGGAACTTTAGAGCTTCTGAAGGAAGAAATGCGCAAGAAGCAGGAAATGCTTGAGCAGAAGCGGAATGACTTCCGACTCAAGTTGGATAAGCTTGAGAAGCAA GCCGTGGGTGTGAAAGATGAGGCAGTGCCAGATCAGTCTGTGAAGAAACCAAAGGGAGGAGGAAAAGGTTCCAACTCTGGTGAAGTGGAAAGTTCAAACCCTGCAGAACCTAGTAATGCTGTGTCATCACCACATGCCAAAGCAACACCATTTAGTAGCAGAACTACAGAGAATGCCGAGCCCAGTTGTTCCAAGTCATCTTCGCTTGTCGCAGTGCAGGAAGCTTCAAACTTGAAGCAGTCGATCCGTCCATTGGCACCAGTTGGCGCACCGTTTATCTTAAATAGATACAAACTAGATAACCGACCCACAACATTCAAGATCCTTCCACCTCTGCCAAGTGGTCTGGCAAAT gtTGACGTCCTGAAGGAACACTTTTCTACATTTGGTGATCTTCTGTCTGTTGAGCTGGAAGATTTAGAACCTCAAGATTGTAATAATGGCTCAGAGGTGCTAAATACATCTGCTAGGATATCTTTTCGATCACGCCGGTCTGCTGAAAGAGCATATTTGAATGGTAAATGCTGGCAAGACCAAACTCTGCATTTTATGTGGTTGCAATCCAGTAATTCCGCAAAGGATATTGGTGTTGGAGAAAATGTCACTCCAGCTTCAAAGCAGTCTTCAGATGTTAATGGGCAATCCATTGCAAACAGTTGTCTGGCTGGTTCCCAGGAAGGAAGCGGGGCAGGGAATGGTGAACttgaaaatcaagaaagaagaCAAAAAGAATGA